In Arsenicicoccus dermatophilus, a genomic segment contains:
- a CDS encoding purine-cytosine permease family protein, with product MTATLSPSPSTGHDESAATAADDYSLQRVPPEARYGWFSVAMQRFGMLSALAQFMLAASIGIGLSFWDAMLAITIGSVVLEALTILVGIAGQREGLSTSPLARWSGFGTGGSAIVGVVMALSLVGWFAIQNAVFAEGLHRIAPAIPLWALCILGGLIVTGIVVFGFNAMNWVAWVAVPAFLGLCLWAIYSELSNHTLGELLSSGPSGTPISMGAATTMVAGGFIVGAIFTPDMSRFNRTPMDVIKQTIVGVTFGEYFVGVVGVLLAHALKVSVPADAGVIVGIIQSTSGVMGVLVLALSIIKVNDWNLYPSSLGIVNAVHVLTGRHINRGIVAAGLGVLGSVLSAIGMAEHITPFLLELGVLCPPIAAILIADYFVCRSWRGELDASRASGALPATAPRWVPAGLVAWVVGWLAGRWASANPQLLDGWLVPALTSVLVAFVVHVALGRLGLARGVGIHETH from the coding sequence ATGACCGCCACCTTGTCCCCATCCCCCTCGACCGGCCACGACGAGTCGGCGGCCACGGCCGCGGACGACTACTCCCTCCAAAGGGTTCCGCCCGAGGCCCGCTACGGCTGGTTCTCCGTGGCCATGCAGCGCTTCGGGATGCTCTCCGCGCTGGCCCAGTTCATGCTCGCCGCCTCCATCGGCATCGGCCTGTCCTTCTGGGACGCCATGCTGGCCATCACCATCGGCTCGGTGGTCCTGGAGGCCCTCACCATCCTCGTCGGGATCGCCGGCCAGCGCGAGGGCCTCTCCACCTCGCCGCTGGCCCGCTGGTCCGGCTTCGGGACCGGTGGGTCCGCCATCGTGGGCGTGGTCATGGCGCTCAGCCTCGTCGGCTGGTTCGCCATCCAGAACGCCGTCTTCGCCGAGGGCCTGCACCGGATCGCTCCCGCGATCCCGCTGTGGGCGCTGTGCATCCTCGGCGGCCTCATTGTCACCGGGATCGTGGTCTTCGGCTTCAACGCCATGAACTGGGTGGCCTGGGTGGCCGTGCCGGCCTTCCTGGGCCTGTGCCTGTGGGCGATCTACTCCGAGCTGTCCAACCACACGCTGGGCGAGCTGCTGTCCTCCGGGCCCTCGGGCACGCCGATCTCGATGGGAGCGGCCACCACCATGGTGGCGGGTGGCTTCATCGTGGGTGCGATCTTCACCCCGGACATGTCGCGCTTCAACCGCACCCCGATGGACGTCATCAAGCAGACCATCGTCGGCGTGACCTTCGGGGAGTACTTCGTCGGCGTGGTCGGGGTCCTGCTGGCTCACGCGCTCAAGGTCTCCGTCCCGGCGGACGCCGGCGTGATCGTCGGGATCATCCAGTCCACGTCCGGCGTGATGGGCGTCCTCGTGCTGGCGCTGTCGATCATCAAGGTCAACGACTGGAACCTCTACCCCTCCTCGCTCGGCATCGTCAACGCGGTGCACGTGCTGACCGGTCGTCACATCAACCGGGGGATCGTGGCCGCTGGCCTCGGCGTCCTGGGGTCGGTCCTCAGCGCCATCGGCATGGCGGAGCACATCACCCCCTTCCTGCTCGAGCTGGGGGTTCTGTGCCCGCCCATCGCGGCGATCCTCATCGCCGACTACTTCGTGTGCCGCTCCTGGCGCGGCGAGCTCGACGCGTCCCGGGCATCGGGCGCATTGCCCGCCACGGCACCCCGGTGGGTGCCCGCCGGTCTGGTCGCCTGGGTGGTCGGCTGGCTGGCCGGGCGCTGGGCGTCGGCCAACCCGCAGCTCCTCGACGGCTGGCTCGTGCCGGCACTGACCTCCGTCCTGGTCGCCTTCGTGGTCCACGTCGCCCTCGGTCGTCTCGGTCTGGCCCGCGGCGTGGGGATCCACGAGACGCACTGA